In Motacilla alba alba isolate MOTALB_02 chromosome 2, Motacilla_alba_V1.0_pri, whole genome shotgun sequence, the DNA window GTTAAGACAAGGAGATGATTTCAAGAATTCCATTCCATTACTTGTTTTGATCCTATATGCTCAGCTTTGGGAGCTTCAGTTTCAGCACCTAGTTATATTCCTATACACCTTGGTAGGATTCCTGTTAATACAGAAAGGAAGTAAATGCTCAGTGCTGCAAATGAGACCAGTTTTATTTAGGTGTCTAAATATGCCCTTAGATGCTTAAGTCACCTACATTTGTGACCTGtggcttttctgtttaaataacCTTATTTATAAGCTGAGTACTTGGGAGAGGAAGAAATTGATTAAATCCTGGAAGCATGCAATGATGTGGTTACAGAAagctttctgtgctttttttacAGTACAAGACATGATAATTCATATTAATAAGGCTTCCAATTATTTAGGAAGTGCTATATTTAGCAGCTAAGCCCCTGAATAGCTATACAATGGAATTATGTTGAAAATGGATGTACTTCATTGAAATGGATGTACTGCAAATATACAGTACCTAAAAATAGCTCCATATAATGCAACATAATAAAGCTTACACAGAATGgcagcatttcattttccagaaacTCTTTCTCATataaaactgaaaactgaatACATCTCTTGCCAATTGTAAACGTTAATGCTTACAGTAGTATTTCAGGAGAAGCAGAACAAATACGGGAGGACACACAACTCACTTTTTCTGCCATTTCATGGGAGTGATGCAATGAATGTTCCCTTTCTGAGAACATTCGCCTTTGTTCATAGCTGGCTAGCCGACAAGTGAGCCATGAAGAAAGGGTGCAACCACCAATTCCAATGCATGCAAGAGACATGGAGGCAAGATGCAAAGAATAGAGAGCAGATGACTTCTTTGTCAGAGCACGgagaaattgaaaatttaaGATTCCTCCTATGAGTCCACAGAtgcaacaggcagaaaaaagTATCATCTGTCAGGAGAGACAAGAGAGGTTATGTCAcagtaatatttttcagaaatggatTAATGCATATAAAATATGAGATAACCATAGTTTAATTCTTTGATAGCATCATTGACTGCAAAACACTGCACAGCCCCTTGTTTTTAACTCTCTTAGCTCCCCCATTGCACCACAGGAATTTATTACCTTCTGGTATTTAAGAGTTAAGATTGATGTTGCATGTAAAAAAAAGTTGGGTAAAATGAGTAGGTAAAGTTAAAACCTATTCAATGGAAGGACTGCTAGGACACAAAACTGATTTCCAGCTGTTCATGCAAAACAGTAACATGACAGAAGGTGTCGTAATTTTCTATTGTGTAGTTTATCACCCTGCCTCAGGAGTGAATGCCTCATGTATTTGTAGTGAATCTTTCTTGCTTTGTGTGCATTCTGACTGTGCCTCCTGCTCAGTTATAATTTATTCTGTCAGATAGCAGATTGGaggttttctgcagcttttgtgaTCTTTGAAAGTGTTCAAGGTGAATGTGCTGGTCAAAGAACTACaagaaacaacaaagaaatcTGTGATGCTGTTTTACAGAAGGTCAGTTTGGTGACTAtatggttggttggttggttggtttggttgaTTTTAACTTGACTAAAATCTTCCTGGGAATTTTAGAAATCTGTGAAACAGACTGCAATCaataagacatttttaaagacCTCCTATTGCTTTTAGTCATGAAGATGTTAAGCTGGCTCAGGATGTGCATTAACCTCAAATGATTCGGGAGAGCACAAGACCTTATGGAGACAGTGTTAAATGATTGTCTTGTTCACTTCCCTTGATACTGCTGACCAGTCAGATGATTATCTAGATGTGCCTTTAACATTTCTCAATATGGCTTTGTATATGTATTTATCTACTGTGGTGGCAGAAATTTATGGAGCCTTACAGACTAGTTCTGTACACAACCTGGATGAGAGTTCTGTACGCAACGTCAGGAATGAGGCAATGAGGATGTATTTTGCAGTCCACTGGCAAGTGACTATTCCATGAGACCTCCAGAACAGATGGCTTTTAGAAACCATGGgactttttttaagaaaaaattgttttaagaaATTGTTTAAGAAATGGGACTTTCATTTCAACAGAGTTTAGGATAACTCattgatattaaaaaataattggaaagaACTTTTGATTCCCGTCACACTTATGCTTGTTTTATGTGACTTCCATCTGTATGTGACAGAATAATCAAGCTGACAGAAAATTAGGACTGGCATTATCACTTAAAATAAGGTCATGTCTTACATAGAGTTCTGCTGTGACTCGTTGAATAATAATACCATTTTGCTGCAGTCAGAAAATGACTGTACCCAAAGAGACATTTTCCATCACTTTAAAACTTACATGTGTTTCAGTCTGCTAAACAAACTTCCTGAACACTTAACAGCTATGATATCTAGAAACAAACTTGGTCAGCAGCCTTATTGAGATGGCAACACAGTGCTGGTTTTTGAAGGAGAGAAGATACAGTCCAGTGACATTATTAAGAAGCATTTATTGACTTGACATAAATCTATGTCATAAATCTATGTCAAGTGATTTCCGATCAAAGTTTATCCAGATACGGATAAATCGGGATGTGTGGCTTAAATAGCATGACCCACATAGGCCATTTCAGAACTGCCTTGTTTTTTGTGACTATTCCAAAGTGCTGATTGCTTTTTTTAGATTGCCAACTTGTAATTTTTCTAATTGTTTATCAAAAACCCTTGCATGCAGAAAGCCCCCAGTAAAGAGTTCAAATTAGATAAGTAAGCCTTTCAAATAATTAAGTGTTATGGACGCAGTGGAAAAACTTACAACAagtccagatttttttttggcacacAATATTCCACATACGCCGCAAAGCAGGAACTGCGAAAAACAAGAAACCAAACAGTTATTTCATCATTTAAGGTACGTAGTTCAAATCCCACTGTGTTGCCGTGGTGGTGGCCACAGTTCAGGCAATGGTTACACTTGTCAGCATTTTTGTCACAAACCTTATGTTTCAGGAGGTTGTAATTCAGCCATAAACACTCTTATGGGATAAGAAACTGGAATGAGAAGTCATAGTGACCATAACTCAcgagaaaagaaagaaaatatgaattttaagCTGCTTAGGTAAAcaagttggaaaaaaatccccGGTGTTGCAAGCATAAAAGTgcctttttactgttttctttttctctcagaagaGTTTAGCAAGGTACTAGTCAGTGATCCAAATCATCTACTTCTAAGCATAGCACTGGGACTTAATGCCCTGATCCTACCATCTGAACCACTGAAGGATCACATATGGATCGTTGCCTTCAAGACAGTGGAACTCTGGGCAAGAATATAATTCAGTCATGTCCGTGGGTGCAGGTGTAAATATCAGTATGTCTGTTGGTATGACTACTCTGGGCATGAAGAAAGAGCTGTTTCAGACTCTTGACAGCCCAATTTTCAAGAGAGAGCGTGAAGGTATCTGTACTTTTTTATGTCATTCCCTCACGCAAACTGATTTGCTAATTGTAGCGCCAAGCATTAGGCAAAAATTAAttatcaaaaccagaaaaatgccTACCAGCTGATAAAAATAGATGATAATACTTAATGGTGACTATGCCAAAGGCCAGTGATGTTCTCTGATGTCTTTTTCCTCCTACAGAAAAGTTTAATGAGGAAAACAATGAATAGTCCCCAGGGGAGCAGTCAGGGTGGGAGCTACAGTAGTTTATATGAAAGCAATAAGGCCTTCTCCAGGTGTTAGCAATACTGTCAAAAGATTTCCTTGATACCTCATAAAGTCTTTTATTAAGAAATCTGTGCTACTTATTTGCAATAAAGCTAACCCTATTCCCCCACTGGGAAGTAATTTTATagttttaaaactgtatttttctacACTATTTTTGCATTGAGATGGTATTTCTAGAAAAAAGCTCTGTTTGACCCTGATTTAGAATTAAATCACAGAAAAGACCTGGCTGTTACataagaaactaaaaaaaacaaaaacaaaaacaaatcaaaaacccaaaaaaccaaccccctAAGAAGTTCTATAAAGCATTCAGGGTCTGTGTAAAATATTCCAGGTATTTCTTATTTACACTCTATAATTTTGCAACTTCACTATTTCAGTTGAGGAGTTGCTTTAACTCAGTTTATCTCCCTCTAACTACAGTAGTTCATGTGTATAGCTAAGTATAAGCCTTGAGGTATCATTTTACTCTCAGTTAGGCCTCTGAAAACAGTTCCCTATAATGAATGTGGATAAATTGTGTATATTATTTACTATTATACTAAGCATGGGACATGAATTTAATACCAATCAGATTACAGAGAGGGCTGGGTCACATGGACCATGGTGCTGAATGGCTCAGAACATACCAGAAGGCACAACTGGTAATTGCTGCTAGAAGCCACTGACTGcaataacaataaaacaaagcaaatcacCAAGCAGCAGTGCTCCTTCTGCACTTTCACACAGGCAAAGAAGATTTCAGCTCATCACATCTACTTTTTAAGTGTTCACTCAGGCTTTCTGtgaagttttggggttttactCCCAGTCCGGCCATTTCAGATTGCCTTCAACTGAAGGCACGCTGCAGATTTCCACACATCGTGTTTTGTATTTCTCAAAATGCAGAAACCTCAAATGAAATTTGTTGAAGACATCTTTGTAATTAAGTTCTATTCAGTCAGATTTGATAAAGTGGATTAgtaatatattttctctccGTAGTGATTGAATAGGATTGAAAGGAAATTTTTGTatctagaaaaaataattagtgtTGGAAGATATCATCATAGATAGTTTTAACTTGTTAACTAGTTTAAAAAACTGTGTGTTTGATAATTTACCTTCAAAGCTGAAAGAGCGTGAAAGAGAAGGTCACCCATTTTTTCAGGAATGCTTTAATTCTGCTCCAGTTTGAGTCAGTGAAGCTAATCTACAAGCCCTAAGGTACCATCTTCTCAAAACAAGGGGTGACTATTCCATTTAAAGCATCTGACTACCTGGAGTCTGGATGCAGTAGTTAAATGTATATTAAGTTTGCTAATGATACTAGACTAGGAGATACCATGGACTGCTAAGTGTAGAGaagccttacagagagatgtGAATAGGTCTGAAAGCTGGGTAATTACCAATCAAGTGAAATTTAACAAGAGCCAAATGTTGAATTCTGCACCTAGGACAGTGTAATCCTGGTTATACATAAATACTGGGGGTCAAGAGATTGGAAGGCAGCCACACAGAAAAAGATCTTGGTTTCTGGCTTGATGACAAATTGaatgtgagtcagcagtgccctggcagcaaaAAAAGCCAGCCACGCCCTGGGGTACATCAAgaacagcatcaccagctggtGGAAGGAAGTGATTGTCCTGCTCTATTCTGCTCTGGTGCAGCTCTTTCTTGAGCATTGTGTGCTGAGATGGATGCCTCAGTATCAGAAAAGCATCAAACTGTTAGAGTGCGTCCAGAGGAGGATGACCAAGATGGTGAAAGGCCTTAAGGGCAGAacttatgaggagcagctgagatcaCTTGTTTTGATCAGATTGAAGAACAGAAGGCTGAGGGGTGACCTCTACACAGTCTACAACTTTTTCAAGGCAGGCAGTGGAGGGAGAGGTGCTGATCTCTTGTTGATGATCAGTGACAAGGAAATAGAGTGACATTTCATCAGAGGAAGGTTCTTCACTGCGAGGGTGGTCAatcactggaacaggctccccaggaaaggGATCACGGCACCAAGACTTGTCAGAGGTCAAGGACCACTCTGGATGCTGCTATTAGTCTTATGATTTAGTGTTAGGAAGTCCTGCAAGGAGCATggagttggacttggtgatctttaTGGGTCCCTTACAAGTTGGGAAATTATATGATTTTATGATAATATTGCATCTTGTCATGTATACTCCAcatgtattttctctctctacATCTACAGTGTTTGTAGATATAGGCAAGGAATAACATGTTCCATAGTTAAAGAGCTAAAAGAGTTCTTTGTATTCTAACTCAGAGGAATTGCCTATTCATGCTTCCTCCACATTGTTCTGTTTAATCTTGAGGTCATGCTGAAGTTTTATACTCCGTATGGCTATGAGATAAACAAGTTGTGAAACCGAATGCAGTCAAGTGCCTGAATATGTTAAAAAACCTTGGAAGAAAAGCATTCAGGCAGTAGCAAAGGATTAATGTTAtttaggttgggttttttttttttaagatgacaGTCTATTGCATTCATGGAGAAGAGGATTGCCCAAAACCTAGTATGGATATTTATTTATGTCAGCATGCATTTTGCAATTAAAACCAACAGATGACTTTGTGCCACAGGGTCAGGGAATTATACCTCATGCAAAGCTTTGAAACTTCTGAGCCAAGTTCATTATTCTCTTCTAAGGCTGATTCACTGGAAACAGTGGAAACCTGCTCTATGAAGAGAGTATTAGTAATACCCATGGCTCAGGAACACTGCTCATGTAGAATTCTTTAGCCAAGCTTTCCAATGTGAAGACATCTAGAAGGGTTAGGATTTCAGTGAGATATTATGTGATTGACTCTATTCTCTGCTTTTTGATAGCACAGCAacttaaagctttttttgtttttccttttttttggttgttgttgttgttgcgGTGGTGGTGCTATAGGAATTTCCTATAAAAGTTTTGATGTCACAGTGTTGTGATCAGCAGTAGTGAAAAATGGATGGGAGAAACTACACTGGCTCTTCATACCAGAAAAAGGATAAAGTAAAAATCAGATTGAAAGTGTCTTTTGCTTAGAATCTTCTATTTTATAATACTGCCAACTGGAATGCAGCCATCAGAGGCTCTGTTGTCCTGACACTCTCTCTATCTCTTCTTGGCTGTCCTGAAAGGCTTCATGTCAATGTGTCATAACAGTAAAACTTGGTTTGTAACTGTTGAGCTACTCTGGACTACAGTTTACCCTTGACTAACTAATACTGTCATGGTGAGGATTTGCTCCTTTCTACTTGATCATTGGTTATCCTTAATAAATTTTTACCAGCCAGTCTCATGGACTTTTTAAATGTAGTTATATTTTCTAACCATGTAACCTAACTTACCTGAGATAAGTTAGGCAAACAGACTTATactgaaaatacagtaaatCAGGAGTGGAAAAGGAATATATCACTGAAGATAAGCTTCTTGTAAAGAATGCTCTGTAGTTGAAGTGTTCACAACTTATGCAGAGAATAAGGCTAAAACATTTCATTAAGGATAAGCTAAGCTACTAAGCCCTACAAAATGCCCTGGAAGCCAGAGAGGGAACTTCCACTGGAACTTTTTTAAACAGATGTCTCATTGTTGGACttccattttaattattattaataatttaaaaaatcataaaatgccAGAAGACTGAAAGGCTCACTTAAAAACCTACACAGATCACCAATTACACCCAGACCCTATTGGTTATAGGGTTATTTTTGGTTGCAGACTTATTCATGCCTCCTATACATACGTGATGTTTTGCATCAAGACTTCTAGCAGAGAAGCCTTGTATTGAAACTGTTGGTGCAACTCCAGAGAAGGGATAGGAAGTTGGTACAAGGGCAGGAACACCTGCCCTAAGAAGGTAGGTAGAGAAAGTTTGGGTTGTTCAACCTGGAAGAAGAGAAGTTTCAGAGATTCACAGATtgacagaatattctgagttggaagggacccacaagtATCATTGGGTTTGTGTGGAGACCTCATAGCATCTTCCAATATCTGAGAATCTGGAGAGGGACTCTGCATCAGAAACTGAAGTTACAGGACAAGGAGTAAAGAGGTAACtggaagaggggaaatttaggctAGATATTAGGAAGATATTCattactgtgagggtgatgaggcactggaacaggttgcccagagaggctgtgggtgATCAAATCCTGggaatgttcaaggccaggttatACAAGGCCttaagcaacctggtctagtaggAAGTGTTCCTGCCCAGGAACAgttgggactagatgatcttgaaggtcccttccaatccttgttgtatgattctgtgattttatgagtTTATGAGAATGTATCATCAAGTAATAGACAGGGGCATAACCCCTCTTGGGCGAATGgtaaaaaatccaaagaaagaTACTACATAGCACAAAAGCTACTTAGAGCCTGAGTGCCTCAATCCCACTTTCAGTGATGATTTACCATGGACCCACCAAAGTCAGAGTCACTCTGAAAGGGCCAGTGTGATTGCAAGGTGATGCAGTAgtgtctgtttttctgtggtgtttttGTCATTCACACTGCAGCTGTACCTGCTGATGTTCCATAGGCATAttggaaaatgtctttttgtcTGTTGAACTTTGGAAAAGAACCCCAAAGGCCTCCCAGAAAAGAAGAATGTTTATTTTGAGACTGCTTTAATTTACTTTATATTGAATATTGCCTTGAAACAAAACCTCAGATCCAAAACCCCATAAATTTTGGTAAGAAGGCTAAAATTTCAATTTATATTCAAGTTCTGTGGTTTGGATCTATcctatttcatattttctggaacAAAAGACTTGGCTTCTTTCACTTCCTTCTGCAAAATGGGTACTTTGTGCCTGGTAGCCTGAAAAAGATTTCGTTTTAGTTAATCTGCAGGAAGCcaagattttgttttttctaccatgcagaagaaaaggaactatttttattttatatcttgAAGCTAAGAAACCTTTCTGTCTTATGTTTTGAAAAGGCAAAAGCAATGGTGAGTGTAATTCccttgaaaaaatgaaaactgctcATAGAAAAATTTCCTGGACACAGGCTGAACAAAATAGTAGAGAAAACCTGTTGAATATAAGGACAGCTTGATCCCTAGTCATTGTTCATGACAAAAAAGACAGCTAAACTGTATACACTGCATGGGAAGTCCTCTGTAGGTTGTCCATATGTATCTGATGAAACAGAGGAAGGGAAATTATTCCAAAATTGAATGTAACATAGTGAAAAAGCAAGTGTATCATACCTCCTCAAATGACACTCTACTTGGAAGACTAAACCATCAAGACAGAATTAACAGCTTCAATTTTATCTACCCTTGTCAGGTAGCAAATTCTAtaaaattttgtgtttttacACTAAAGCTGCATAAGCATGCGATTTTCAGGACAATAACCCGGAATTTGAAATTAGTAatgtaaagaaagaaagattctATTTAATAATGTTATTTCAACTCCGtccaaatgagaaaaaagctgaaatccCTAATGGATGAACTAAGCAGATATCTCTAATTGTAACTCTTATTCAAAGCAGTATTTCAGAACAAAGATTAAATGTTCTTAGCACAGACATAAAGGGCACAGAATCTACTCATGAAAACAAAGACATCAAACTAAATAAAAACTACAGCAGGCAAGAAGATCAAGCCTAGGTACCAGGTTTGCTTATTGCCTCCACAGAGAAACACAATAATCTTTAGCAAAAAGGGGATGGAAACTTCTAATGATGTTGTTGTCCCGTGCAAGTGATCATGGGGACAGGAATGTCTAGCTGGCTGAAAGGCATCCAGACACAGaaccagaagcagcagcattgccAAAACCCAACCTTGTGTCCCACCAAATCTGTCATGCTGAGAGGTGTTTGTTTTAACTGAGGCATAGTGTTATATCACGTCCAATCTGAGCCAATCCCTTGTCTGGAAGTGTGCTATTGGGTCTTATCAGATCAGGGGCTGCTACCCTTCCCACTGATTCAAGCCATATGCAAGCAGTTTAAATTCTATCCCAGTCCCTGTGATTAGTGTTTCCACTCATCTGTGGAAACAGATGAAGGTTATAGACCTACAGAGATGCTTTAAGAATGGAGAATGGTTTTTTAGAAACAATCAAGGAAATTAAGAAGTGTGTTTCTGAATCTGACATCAGTGATTCAAAAAACCTCTATCCATCTCTAAAAACACTTAAATTCTCAGTGCAAAATAATAATgtttactttttgtttgtttagagCCTATCAgaataacaaataaaaagaatgctttttgtttgttctgtatCAAGCATTTGGTTTAGAGTGTGACTGCTTACGTCTcaaaaaagtaataaatgaaAGATTATTCCCTGCATGTGAACTACATTCTTATAGTAGTAAAACATTTAAGCATATGCTTAAGTCAGTCTATATACAATAGATCCTCTAAATATAACCCAAAGAGCTAGATGGAACTTCTTCCAGGTTTGTTTGTGCCTCTGGAGTCtccaaatgacaaaaaaaaaaaacaaaaaactaatgAAAGACCTCAGCTGAATTCAGTGAATTGTCCTGGCTCCATGCAAGGCAAGAACCTTCCACCCTTGGTATGCCCTTCCCTATCTATAGGTACAGAACTCTTTCCAGCTTCTACTGAGCTCACTGAAAGTCCTGTGATTAATTTCATCACAAGTGGGAGCCAGACAGAAATATCATCAGTTTGATGAAAATTCAATGCATATGTTAAAATAAAGTAGGATCACATCTGCATTTTGTCTGCATGCTAAACAATAATGTGgttttttgtgctatttttgaaaaaaaaaaaaatttgactgttctttccaaaggaaactTGGCAACAGTAAAATCTAGATATAAAATCTAGTGGTTTAAAATTTCAGGCCACCAACATTGATTTAACAGTCTAAAAAGGTTTTCTTGCTCTGGGAAAGTCTATACAGACtgatactttttcttttccttcaaatcttggataaaaaaaataaagtaatttaaattaaatatttcaagtgcCAACTTGGAACAAATTTCTGTAGccaaatgcagatttttaatgGGCAGGCAGACTTCCGCTGTGATAAAATCACAAATCATGGAAACAGTAATTCTGCCTCTATCTACAGACAGGCAAACAGACCAACATATAGAAAGGGCATACCTCTCGAATACATTCAGATATTTGCCTTTATAAGGGAAGAAATTATTACTCTTGAGGGGCATAGCCATAAGTGAATCATCGAGTATCTCTCTCGCATATGAAGATAGATGGCATATTTGTCTAAAGATGTGGCTTTTGTctctcattctctctctctctgtgagGGAGACTCATTTACAGCAAGGATTTATTCACCACTGCAGGATAAATGAGGATAAATTACACAAATGTATGTGAGTGTGTGACTATCTATTCACTACTCATAGTGAGAGTGATGAAACCACTGTGTTCTAAATATAGATGGGGAAACATGtgaccattaaaaaaaaatctgtgaataCTTTTTGGTTGATTATCTTCTGACTTTTGTTGTTTGTGCAAAAGCCTTTGCTATGGATGCTGTCATTCTTGCCATGTTATTGTTAGTGGTTCAGCATTCTCATTGGTTGAATTATTCTATAGTATGTCATATAACTGAATTGGAATGGTGGATTTCAGAAATATCCCTCAGTTTCTGGGAAACAAAGAAATCTGGGAGACACTGCTTACAGCCTGTAGAATAGTTTATCCCAATacaaacaacaaacagaaagaaaatttagagACCAATAACGTGTGCACTTCAGGGTATTTGGGACTGTTTTTattgtgggtttgttttagtttttagcatttttttgcaatttaaaCAGCCATgacctatttttaaaagaacagatTGGTGATGATGTAAACTGGTTAGTTGTCTTCACATGCTCTAGATAATTTGAGAAGACAGTCACACCTTCAGTTGTTTTCTTATGGCTACTTTTCAAACAACTTGTACTGTCTTAATCCAATTCAACTCCAATGAGAACAACAGAtttgaaacttcttttttcccatttttgtgtATTCTTTGATACAGACATTGCCTAGGC includes these proteins:
- the TMEM196 gene encoding transmembrane protein 196 isoform X4, whose protein sequence is MCTSSQIIGSLLVLSVLEIGLGVSSVAVGAVSFSLVLTEHKPQLGDSSPVWSGVCFLLCGVCGILCAKKKSGLVMILFSACCICGLIGGILNFQFLRALTKKSSALYSLHLASMSLACIGIGGCTLSSWLTCRLASYEQRRMFSEREHSLHHSHEMAEKEMTDNLSNGGPHLIYNGSVY
- the TMEM196 gene encoding transmembrane protein 196 isoform X2 — encoded protein: MCTSSQIIGSLLVLSVLEIGLGVSSVAVGAVSFSLVLTEHKPQLGDSSPVWSGFLLCGVCGILCAKKKSGLVMILFSACCICGLIGGILNFQFLRALTKKSSALYSLHLASMSLACIGIGGCTLSSWLTCRLASYEQRRMFSEREHSLHHSHEMAEKRLRGIEITDLPSCPVIPPTPELPPRK
- the TMEM196 gene encoding transmembrane protein 196 isoform X3; this encodes MCTSSQIIGSLLVLSVLEIGLGVSSVAVGAVSFSLVLTEHKPQLGDSSPFLLCGVCGILCAKKKSGLVMILFSACCICGLIGGILNFQFLRALTKKSSALYSLHLASMSLACIGIGGCTLSSWLTCRLASYEQRRMFSEREHSLHHSHEMAEKRLRGIEITDLPSCPVIPPTPELPPRK
- the TMEM196 gene encoding transmembrane protein 196 isoform X5 yields the protein MCTSSQIIGSLLVLSVLEIGLGVSSVAVGAVSFSLVLTEHKPQLGDSSPVWSGVCFLLCGVCGILCAKKKSGLVMILFSACCICGLIGGILNFQFLRALTKKSSALYSLHLASMSLACIGIGGCTLSSWLTCRLASYEQRRMFSEREHSLHHSHEMAEKVSCVSSRICSASPEILLK
- the TMEM196 gene encoding transmembrane protein 196 isoform X6, which gives rise to MCTSSQIIGSLLVLSVLEIGLGVSSVAVGAVSFSLVLTEHKPQLGDSSPFLLCGVCGILCAKKKSGLVMILFSACCICGLIGGILNFQFLRALTKKSSALYSLHLASMSLACIGIGGCTLSSWLTCRLASYEQRRMFSEREHSLHHSHEMAEKEMTDNLSNGGPHLIYNGSVY
- the TMEM196 gene encoding transmembrane protein 196 isoform X1, whose product is MCTSSQIIGSLLVLSVLEIGLGVSSVAVGAVSFSLVLTEHKPQLGDSSPVWSGVCFLLCGVCGILCAKKKSGLVMILFSACCICGLIGGILNFQFLRALTKKSSALYSLHLASMSLACIGIGGCTLSSWLTCRLASYEQRRMFSEREHSLHHSHEMAEKRLRGIEITDLPSCPVIPPTPELPPRK